One window of Candidatus Deferrimicrobiaceae bacterium genomic DNA carries:
- a CDS encoding NADH-quinone oxidoreductase subunit M produces the protein MTSVFQPVMTNLLTAVIFLPLAGALLLVFLPRENHRLLRNVTFAVTLVEFLLSLAVAILFDGSTAAMQFVQKVPWIPQYGISYHVGVDGISLWLLLLTTFLMPITILSTYTSVTKHVKEFMIFMLILEVGMVGVFLAIDLFLFYIFWETVLIPMYFLIGVWGSDRRIYSAIKFFLYTFAGSVLMLVAIIALYFHHYEVTGVYSTDLLAMHALAIPVKLQFWMFAAFALAFAFKVPMFPFHTWLPDAHVDAPTAGSVILAAVLLKMGTYGFLRFAIPLFPVAAMDLTPLIATLAVIGIIYGALVAMVQKDIKKLVAYSSVAHLGFVMLGLFAFNIQGIEGGILQMVNHGISTGALFLLVGILYERRHTRLISEYGGLSKVLPLYAACFMIITLSSIGLPGMNGFVGEFLIMVGAFQPMRALTVVAASGVIFAAVYMLWMFQRVMFGTITNEKNRHLPDMNAREVAYMLPLLVFVFWIGVYPQTFLRKMDASVTALVARIETQRQAALAGSPPGETLIARYLNAGK, from the coding sequence ATGACATCCGTTTTCCAGCCCGTGATGACGAACCTGCTTACCGCGGTGATCTTCCTCCCGCTCGCCGGGGCCTTGCTGCTCGTCTTCCTGCCGAGGGAAAACCACCGTCTCCTGCGCAACGTGACCTTCGCCGTCACGCTCGTGGAGTTCCTCCTGTCGCTGGCGGTGGCGATCCTGTTCGACGGGTCGACCGCCGCAATGCAGTTCGTCCAGAAGGTCCCCTGGATCCCCCAGTACGGGATCAGCTACCACGTGGGGGTGGACGGCATCTCCCTGTGGCTCCTTTTGCTCACCACGTTCCTGATGCCGATCACCATCCTGTCCACCTACACGTCCGTCACGAAGCACGTGAAGGAGTTCATGATCTTCATGCTCATCCTCGAGGTCGGGATGGTGGGGGTGTTCCTCGCGATCGACCTCTTCCTGTTCTACATCTTCTGGGAGACCGTCCTCATCCCGATGTACTTCCTGATCGGGGTGTGGGGCAGCGACCGGCGCATCTACTCGGCGATCAAGTTCTTCCTGTACACGTTCGCGGGCTCGGTGCTGATGCTCGTCGCCATCATCGCGCTCTATTTCCACCACTACGAGGTGACCGGGGTCTACTCCACCGACCTGCTGGCCATGCACGCCCTGGCCATCCCCGTGAAGCTCCAGTTCTGGATGTTCGCCGCCTTCGCGCTGGCGTTCGCCTTCAAGGTGCCGATGTTCCCGTTCCACACGTGGCTCCCCGACGCCCACGTCGACGCCCCCACCGCGGGGTCGGTCATCCTGGCGGCGGTCCTGCTCAAGATGGGGACGTACGGGTTCCTGCGGTTCGCGATCCCCCTGTTCCCCGTCGCCGCCATGGACCTGACGCCGCTCATCGCGACGCTCGCGGTGATCGGGATCATTTACGGCGCCCTGGTGGCGATGGTCCAGAAGGACATCAAGAAGCTCGTGGCCTACTCCTCCGTGGCCCACCTGGGGTTCGTGATGCTCGGGCTGTTCGCGTTCAACATCCAGGGGATCGAGGGCGGCATCCTCCAGATGGTCAACCACGGGATCTCGACGGGGGCCCTCTTCCTCCTCGTCGGGATCCTCTACGAGCGGCGCCACACCCGCCTCATCTCGGAATACGGGGGGCTGTCGAAGGTGCTCCCCCTGTACGCCGCCTGCTTCATGATCATCACCCTCTCCTCGATCGGGCTGCCCGGGATGAACGGCTTCGTCGGGGAGTTCCTCATCATGGTGGGGGCGTTCCAGCCGATGCGGGCGCTCACGGTGGTGGCGGCCAGCGGCGTCATCTTCGCGGCGGTCTACATGCTCTGGATGTTCCAGCGGGTGATGTTCGGCACGATCACGAACGAGAAGAACCGGCACCTGCCGGACATGAACGCGCGGGAGGTGGCCTACATGCTCCCCCTCCTCGTGTTCGTCTTCTGGATCGGCGTCTACCCCCAGACGTTCCTGCGGAAAATGGACGCCTCGGTTACGGCCCTCGTGGCGCGGATCGAGACGCAACGTCAGGCGGCGCTCGCCGGCTCCCCCCCGGGGGAGACGCTGATCGCCCGCTACTTGAACGCGGGGAAGTGA